One window of the Syngnathus typhle isolate RoL2023-S1 ecotype Sweden linkage group LG21, RoL_Styp_1.0, whole genome shotgun sequence genome contains the following:
- the ppp1r12a gene encoding protein phosphatase 1 regulatory subunit 12A isoform X5, with amino-acid sequence MVTFLVTQGASINQPDNEGWIPLHAAASCGYLGIAEYLIGQGASVGVVNSEGETPLDIAEEEAMKELLQNEINRQGVDIEAARKEEERVMLRDARQWVNSGQIQDIRHAKSGGTALHVAAAKGYVEVLKLLIQAGYDVNIKDYDDWTPLHAAAHWGKEEACRILVENLCDMDVINKMGQTPFDVSDEDVLGYLEELQKKQNLLMSEKKDMKKSPLIETTTTGDNNQSLKSLKSKETLLLESEKSAPRIEALEPEKADEEDEEEEGKKDESSCSSEEEEEEDSESESEADKSKPSASVGNSTTPVPTASPSSPPSPTKKAATQLSGKISSKVEEERKDESPASWRLGLRKTGSYGALAEITAAKEAQREKDATTGVMRSASSPRLSSSLDNRDKDKEKDKGTRLAYVAPTVPRRLASTSDMDEKENRDSTALNRSGSYTRRRWDDDTKNSEGSGTANRTSSYQRSTSHTLALGRSGSTRDVPAKSSSTSSLDPNTCNTKPWQPPASHYQSYSIYRSGSFGRRHDDLSSSTTTPTSAASSSSSTTTTTSSSVTSPLGHRGGLLSGLGSASTRTGSTSLTSRYWSEESAEREKDKERESAAVIPTVNTGSTIPAIGTGPERRRSYLTPVRDEESESQRKARSRQARQSRRSTQGVTLTDLQEAEKTIGRSRTPKSREEEKQDKEKQEEKEYESKEDDYRPKYRSFEDRYRSTSSSISTLGTASAPSYLGAAPTSGSLNRPNSLTGISSSYGRSSRDTEKEADKKEEEKEGDDKSQPRSIRDRRRPREKRRSTGVSFWTQDGHDNEPEQQSDSEDGSIKGEAQVDRLSRNGSGTTASSLDRNDSLLSRSYGESRRTYSSRLDRDDATDYKKLYEQILAENEKLKAQLRDTDLELADLKLQLEKATQRQERYADRSQLEMEKRERRALERKISEMEEELKNLPQVKQVQTLRQVKERLQAENRALARVVAKLSQAACSQLPAVDL; translated from the exons ATGGTGACGTTCCTGGTGACACAAGGGGCCAGCATCAACCAACCCGACAACGAGGGCTGGATCCCCCTCCACGCCGCCGCCTCCTGCGGGTACCTGGGCATCGCAGA GTACCTCATCGGCCAGGGGGCCAGCGTGGGCGTGGTCAACAGCGAGGGCGAGACGCCGCTGGACATCGCAGAGGAGGAAGCCATGAaggagctcctgcagaacgAAATCAACCGGCAAG GCGTGGACATCGAGGCGGCCCGCAAGGAGGAGGAGCGCGTCATGCTGCGCGACGCCCGCCAGTGGGTCAACAGCGGCCAGATCCAGGACATCCGCCATGCCAAGTCTGGAGGAACGGCGCTGCACGTGGCCGCCGCCAAGGGCTACGTGGAGGTTTTAAA GCTTTTAATCCAAGCAGGGTATGATGTCAATATTAAAGACTACGACGACTGGACTCCTCTCCACGCGGCGGCACACTGGGGCAAAGAGGAGGCCTGCCGGATACTCGTGGAGAACCTTTGCGACATGGACGTCATCAATAAAATG GGCCAGACGCCGTTTGATGTCTCGGACGAAGACGTTCTAGGCTACCTTGAAGAGttgcaaaagaaacaaaatctg CTGATGAGCGAGAAGAAAGACATGAAAAAGTCTCCTCTGATTGAGACCACCACCACGGGGGACAACAACCAATCGCTGAAATCGCTCAAGAG CAAAGAAACGCTTCTACTGGAGTCGGAGAAGAGCGCCCCGCGGATCGAGGCGCTGGAGCCCGAGAAGGcggacgaggaggacgaggaagaggagggcaaGAAAGACGAGTCCAGCTGCTCcagcgaagaggaggaggaggaagattcCGAGTCGGAGAGCGAAGCGG ACAAGAGCAAACCTTCGGCATCGGTGGGCAACAGCACGACGCCCGTCCCGACCGCCTCCCCGAGCAGCCCGCCCTCGCCCACCAAGAAG GCCGCCACCCAGCTCAGCGGCAAGATCTCGTCCAAGGTGGAAGAGGAGCGTAAGGACGAGTCGCCGGCGTCGTGGCGCCTGGGCCTGCGCAAGACCGGCAGCTACGGGGCGCTGGCGGAGATCACGGCCGCCAAGGAGGCGCAGCGGGAGAAGGACGCCACCACGGGAGTGATGCGCTCCGCCTCCAGCCCgcgcctctcctcctcgctggacAACAGAGACAAAGACAAG GAGAAGGACAAGGGAACGCGGCTGGCCTACGTGGCGCCGACCGTTCCCAGGAGGCTGGCCAGTACGTCGGACATGGACGAGAAGGAAAACAG GGACTCGACCGCACTGAACCGCAGCGGCTCGTACACCCGGCGGCGCTGGGACGACGACACCAAGAACAGCGAAGGAAGCGGCACCGCCAACAGAACCTCCAGCTACCAGCGAAG CACGTCCCACACGCTAGCGCTAGGGCGGAGCGGCAGCACGCGGGACGTGCCGGCCAAGTCTTCGTCCACCTCCAGCTTGGACCCTAACACCTGTAACACTAAACCCTGGCAGCCGCCCGCCTCCCACTACCAGTCGTACAGCATTTACCGCAG CGGCTCTTTTGGCAGGCGACACGACGACTTGAGCTCCTCGACGACCACCCCCACCTcggccgcctcctcctcttcctccacaacTACCACCACCTCATCATCGGTTACCTCACCCTTGGGCCACCGCGGCGGCCTGCTCTCCGGCCTGGGCTCCGCCTCCACCCGCACTGGCTCCACCAGTCTCACCAGCAG GTACTGGTCAGAGGAGAGTGCCGAGCGGGAAAAGGACAAGGAGCGCGAGTCGGCCGCGGTCATCCCCACCGTAAACACCGGCTCCACCATCCCCGCCATCGGCACGGGCCCCGAACGGCGCAG gtcgtaCCTGACCCCTGTACGAGACGAGGAGTCGGAATCGCAGAGGAAAGCTCGCTCCCGACAGGCCCGCCAGTCGAGGAGGTCCACCCAG ggcgTCACTCTGACCGACCTGCAAGAGGCCGAGAAGACCATCGGCAGGAGTCGTACCCCAAAGAGCCGCGAGGAGGAGAAGCAGGACAAGGAGAAGCAAGAGGAGAAGGAGTACGAATCCAAGGAGGATGACTATCGGCCAAAGTACCGCAGCTTTGAAGAC CGCTACCGCAGCACCTCGTCCTCCATCTCCACGCTCGGCACCGCCTCGGCCCCGTCGTACTTGGGAGCCGCGCCGACCTCCGGCTCCCTCAACAGGCCCAACAGCCTGACGggcatctcctcctcctacGGCCGCTCCTCCAGGGACACCGAGAAAG AAGCGGAcaaaaaggaagaggagaaggaagGCGACGACAAGTCCCAGCCTCGCTCCATCCGGGATCGCCGGCGGCCCCGCGAGAAGCGGCGATCCACCGGCGTCTCCTTCTGGACCCAAGAC GGCCATGACAACGAGCCCGAGCAGCAGTCCGACTCGGAGGACGGCAGCATCAAGGGAGAAGCCCAG GTGGACAGGTTGTCCAG AAACGGCAGCGGCACCACGGCGTCCTCCTTGGACCGCAACGACTCGCTCCTCAGCCGCAGCTACGGCGAGAGTCGCAGGACGTACTCCAGCCGGCTGGACAGAGACGACGCCACCGACTACAAGAAG CTCTACGAGCAGATCTTGGCCGAGAACGAGAAGCTGAAGGCGCAATTACGCGACACGGACCTGGAGCTGGCTGACTTGAAGCTGCAATTGGAAAAAGCCACACAG AGGCAGGAACGCTACGCCGACAGGTCGCAGCTCGAGATGGAGAAAAGG gAAAGACGAGCGCTCGAAAGGAAAATTTCTGAGATGGAGGAGGAACTCAAG AACCTCCCCCAGGTAAAGCAGGTTCAGACTCTGCGTCAGGTTAAGGAGCGGCTGCAGGCCGAGAACCGGGCGCTGGCCCGCGTGGTGGCGAAGCTCTCGCAGGCCGCCTGCAGCCAGCTGCCCGCTGTCGACCTCTAA
- the ppp1r12a gene encoding protein phosphatase 1 regulatory subunit 12A isoform X3, with translation MKMADAKQKRNEQLKRWLGSETDLEPPILKKKKTKVKFDDGAVFLAACSSGDTEEVLRMLDRGADINYANVDGLTALHQACIDDNPDMVTFLVTQGASINQPDNEGWIPLHAAASCGYLGIAEYLIGQGASVGVVNSEGETPLDIAEEEAMKELLQNEINRQGVDIEAARKEEERVMLRDARQWVNSGQIQDIRHAKSGGTALHVAAAKGYVEVLKLLIQAGYDVNIKDYDDWTPLHAAAHWGKEEACRILVENLCDMDVINKMGQTPFDVSDEDVLGYLEELQKKQNLLMSEKKDMKKSPLIETTTTGDNNQSLKSLKSKETLLLESEKSAPRIEALEPEKADEEDEEEEGKKDESSCSSEEEEEEDSESESEADKSKPSASVGNSTTPVPTASPSSPPSPTKKAATQLSGKISSKVEEERKDESPASWRLGLRKTGSYGALAEITAAKEAQREKDATTGVMRSASSPRLSSSLDNRDKDKEKDKGTRLAYVAPTVPRRLASTSDMDEKENRDSTALNRSGSYTRRRWDDDTKNSEGSGTANRTSSYQRSTSHTLALGRSGSTRDVPAKSSSTSSLDPNTCNTKPWQPPASHYQSYSIYRSGSFGRRHDDLSSSTTTPTSAASSSSSTTTTTSSSVTSPLGHRGGLLSGLGSASTRTGSTSLTSRYWSEESAEREKDKERESAAVIPTVNTGSTIPAIGTGPERRRSYLTPVRDEESESQRKARSRQARQSRRSTQGVTLTDLQEAEKTIGRSRTPKSREEEKQDKEKQEEKEYESKEDDYRPKYRSFEDRYRSTSSSISTLGTASAPSYLGAAPTSGSLNRPNSLTGISSSYGRSSRDTEKEADKKEEEKEGDDKSQPRSIRDRRRPREKRRSTGVSFWTQDGHDNEPEQQSDSEDGSIKGEAQVDRLSRNGSGTTASSLDRNDSLLSRSYGESRRTYSSRLDRDDATDYKKLYEQILAENEKLKAQLRDTDLELADLKLQLEKATQRQERYADRSQLEMEKRVTSRPQYQPAAGMKPS, from the exons ATGAAGATGGCGGACGCCAAGCAGAAGAGGAATGAGCAGCTGAAGCGGTGGCTGGGCTCCGAGACGGACCTGGAGCCGCCGattctgaagaagaagaagacgaaggTGAAGTTCGACGATGGCGCCGTGTTCCTGGCCGCCTGCTCCAGCGGCGACACGGAGGAGGTGCTGCGAATGCTCGACCGCGGCGCCGACATCAACTACGCCAACGTCGACGGGCTCACCGCCCTCCACCAG GCTTGCATCGACGACAACCCGGACATGGTGACGTTCCTGGTGACACAAGGGGCCAGCATCAACCAACCCGACAACGAGGGCTGGATCCCCCTCCACGCCGCCGCCTCCTGCGGGTACCTGGGCATCGCAGA GTACCTCATCGGCCAGGGGGCCAGCGTGGGCGTGGTCAACAGCGAGGGCGAGACGCCGCTGGACATCGCAGAGGAGGAAGCCATGAaggagctcctgcagaacgAAATCAACCGGCAAG GCGTGGACATCGAGGCGGCCCGCAAGGAGGAGGAGCGCGTCATGCTGCGCGACGCCCGCCAGTGGGTCAACAGCGGCCAGATCCAGGACATCCGCCATGCCAAGTCTGGAGGAACGGCGCTGCACGTGGCCGCCGCCAAGGGCTACGTGGAGGTTTTAAA GCTTTTAATCCAAGCAGGGTATGATGTCAATATTAAAGACTACGACGACTGGACTCCTCTCCACGCGGCGGCACACTGGGGCAAAGAGGAGGCCTGCCGGATACTCGTGGAGAACCTTTGCGACATGGACGTCATCAATAAAATG GGCCAGACGCCGTTTGATGTCTCGGACGAAGACGTTCTAGGCTACCTTGAAGAGttgcaaaagaaacaaaatctg CTGATGAGCGAGAAGAAAGACATGAAAAAGTCTCCTCTGATTGAGACCACCACCACGGGGGACAACAACCAATCGCTGAAATCGCTCAAGAG CAAAGAAACGCTTCTACTGGAGTCGGAGAAGAGCGCCCCGCGGATCGAGGCGCTGGAGCCCGAGAAGGcggacgaggaggacgaggaagaggagggcaaGAAAGACGAGTCCAGCTGCTCcagcgaagaggaggaggaggaagattcCGAGTCGGAGAGCGAAGCGG ACAAGAGCAAACCTTCGGCATCGGTGGGCAACAGCACGACGCCCGTCCCGACCGCCTCCCCGAGCAGCCCGCCCTCGCCCACCAAGAAG GCCGCCACCCAGCTCAGCGGCAAGATCTCGTCCAAGGTGGAAGAGGAGCGTAAGGACGAGTCGCCGGCGTCGTGGCGCCTGGGCCTGCGCAAGACCGGCAGCTACGGGGCGCTGGCGGAGATCACGGCCGCCAAGGAGGCGCAGCGGGAGAAGGACGCCACCACGGGAGTGATGCGCTCCGCCTCCAGCCCgcgcctctcctcctcgctggacAACAGAGACAAAGACAAG GAGAAGGACAAGGGAACGCGGCTGGCCTACGTGGCGCCGACCGTTCCCAGGAGGCTGGCCAGTACGTCGGACATGGACGAGAAGGAAAACAG GGACTCGACCGCACTGAACCGCAGCGGCTCGTACACCCGGCGGCGCTGGGACGACGACACCAAGAACAGCGAAGGAAGCGGCACCGCCAACAGAACCTCCAGCTACCAGCGAAG CACGTCCCACACGCTAGCGCTAGGGCGGAGCGGCAGCACGCGGGACGTGCCGGCCAAGTCTTCGTCCACCTCCAGCTTGGACCCTAACACCTGTAACACTAAACCCTGGCAGCCGCCCGCCTCCCACTACCAGTCGTACAGCATTTACCGCAG CGGCTCTTTTGGCAGGCGACACGACGACTTGAGCTCCTCGACGACCACCCCCACCTcggccgcctcctcctcttcctccacaacTACCACCACCTCATCATCGGTTACCTCACCCTTGGGCCACCGCGGCGGCCTGCTCTCCGGCCTGGGCTCCGCCTCCACCCGCACTGGCTCCACCAGTCTCACCAGCAG GTACTGGTCAGAGGAGAGTGCCGAGCGGGAAAAGGACAAGGAGCGCGAGTCGGCCGCGGTCATCCCCACCGTAAACACCGGCTCCACCATCCCCGCCATCGGCACGGGCCCCGAACGGCGCAG gtcgtaCCTGACCCCTGTACGAGACGAGGAGTCGGAATCGCAGAGGAAAGCTCGCTCCCGACAGGCCCGCCAGTCGAGGAGGTCCACCCAG ggcgTCACTCTGACCGACCTGCAAGAGGCCGAGAAGACCATCGGCAGGAGTCGTACCCCAAAGAGCCGCGAGGAGGAGAAGCAGGACAAGGAGAAGCAAGAGGAGAAGGAGTACGAATCCAAGGAGGATGACTATCGGCCAAAGTACCGCAGCTTTGAAGAC CGCTACCGCAGCACCTCGTCCTCCATCTCCACGCTCGGCACCGCCTCGGCCCCGTCGTACTTGGGAGCCGCGCCGACCTCCGGCTCCCTCAACAGGCCCAACAGCCTGACGggcatctcctcctcctacGGCCGCTCCTCCAGGGACACCGAGAAAG AAGCGGAcaaaaaggaagaggagaaggaagGCGACGACAAGTCCCAGCCTCGCTCCATCCGGGATCGCCGGCGGCCCCGCGAGAAGCGGCGATCCACCGGCGTCTCCTTCTGGACCCAAGAC GGCCATGACAACGAGCCCGAGCAGCAGTCCGACTCGGAGGACGGCAGCATCAAGGGAGAAGCCCAG GTGGACAGGTTGTCCAG AAACGGCAGCGGCACCACGGCGTCCTCCTTGGACCGCAACGACTCGCTCCTCAGCCGCAGCTACGGCGAGAGTCGCAGGACGTACTCCAGCCGGCTGGACAGAGACGACGCCACCGACTACAAGAAG CTCTACGAGCAGATCTTGGCCGAGAACGAGAAGCTGAAGGCGCAATTACGCGACACGGACCTGGAGCTGGCTGACTTGAAGCTGCAATTGGAAAAAGCCACACAG AGGCAGGAACGCTACGCCGACAGGTCGCAGCTCGAGATGGAGAAAAGG GTAACGAGCAGGCCTCAGTATCAACCGGCCGCTGGTATGAAGCCGAGCTGA